One window from the genome of Desulfobulbaceae bacterium encodes:
- a CDS encoding polyprenyl synthetase family protein translates to MDIKSYLSEKRRIIEGALQTCILTPTTELTTHIESLNYSLKAGGKRVRPILCLAAVEALGKDIMPFLPVCCALECIHTYSLIHDDLPAMDNDELRRGKPTNHMIYGEAGAILAGDGLLSFAFELLSKPELSEVVSDNARLRIIHTISQAVGSLGMVGGQALDIDSEEKVVSFSTLQMIHRCKTGALITASVQTGAVLAGANSDEYKSLTEYGDKVGLAFQIVDDLLNVVGTTELLGKTAGSDAARNKATYPAFFGVEKTRLMAQETVEAAKNALREFDQKADPLRSLADYIYSRTH, encoded by the coding sequence ATGGACATTAAATCATATCTATCAGAGAAACGTCGTATCATTGAGGGGGCATTGCAAACGTGCATACTTACGCCTACCACTGAGCTGACCACGCACATCGAGTCCTTGAATTACAGTCTCAAGGCGGGCGGCAAACGGGTGCGCCCCATCTTATGCCTTGCCGCCGTTGAAGCCCTGGGTAAAGATATTATGCCATTTTTGCCAGTCTGTTGCGCCCTTGAGTGTATCCACACCTACTCACTCATCCATGACGACCTGCCAGCCATGGATAACGATGAACTACGACGTGGAAAACCAACCAATCACATGATTTATGGAGAAGCAGGTGCCATACTTGCCGGCGACGGTTTACTTTCCTTTGCCTTTGAACTGCTATCCAAACCAGAATTATCCGAAGTAGTTTCAGATAACGCCAGACTACGCATAATTCATACCATTTCACAGGCGGTCGGATCGCTGGGCATGGTTGGCGGCCAGGCGCTGGATATTGACTCTGAGGAGAAAGTGGTATCTTTCAGCACTTTGCAAATGATTCACCGCTGTAAAACCGGCGCCTTAATCACTGCTTCTGTGCAAACTGGTGCTGTTTTAGCGGGAGCAAACAGTGACGAGTACAAATCGCTCACTGAGTATGGAGATAAAGTAGGACTAGCATTTCAGATCGTTGACGATCTATTAAATGTGGTGGGAACAACTGAGTTACTCGGAAAAACAGCAGGCTCTGACGCAGCCAGAAATAAAGCGACCTATCCGGCCTTTTTTGGTGTCGAAAAAACTCGACTCATGGCGCAAGAAACGGTGGAGGCAGCCAAAAACGCCTTAAGAGAGTTTGACCAAAAGGCTGATCCACTGAGAAGCCTTGCTGACTACATCTATAGCCGCACACATTGA
- a CDS encoding tyrosine recombinase XerC, which produces MSNEAGVLVEAFTRWLTVEKGYSDHTVDNYLRDINAFLAFVGHERLEVVTAKDVRAFIYSLLGKNKSSSVARKLSALQTFFSYSVREEKIARNPLLGISRPKQEKYIPVFLSVDEVFRLVEEPDERDSFAARDRAILELLYSTGMRVAELVNLNKSSLDFGTGMVTVTGKGNKERLVPMGPPALEALKSYFVQRDRLICDRLKRGNAIDQEVLFVNSRGSRITTRSVERSVRLYAERAGILIPVTPHSIRHSFATHLLEMGADLRIVQELLGHASLSTTQKYTHLTIDRLMEVYDKAHPKARKPLS; this is translated from the coding sequence ATGTCGAATGAAGCTGGCGTCTTGGTTGAGGCCTTTACCCGCTGGCTTACAGTGGAAAAAGGGTACTCCGATCATACGGTCGACAACTACCTGCGTGATATTAATGCATTTCTGGCCTTTGTCGGTCATGAACGGCTTGAGGTTGTGACAGCAAAAGATGTCCGGGCATTTATCTATTCCTTGCTGGGCAAAAACAAGAGTTCTTCCGTTGCCAGAAAACTTTCTGCATTACAGACATTTTTTTCCTATTCAGTTAGAGAGGAAAAAATAGCTCGTAACCCCCTTTTGGGCATTTCACGTCCAAAACAGGAGAAGTATATTCCTGTTTTTCTCAGTGTGGATGAGGTTTTTCGGCTTGTCGAAGAACCCGATGAACGAGACAGTTTTGCCGCTCGTGATAGGGCAATTTTGGAGTTGCTCTATTCCACCGGAATGCGTGTGGCTGAACTTGTTAATTTAAATAAAAGCTCTCTTGATTTCGGTACAGGAATGGTTACGGTAACCGGGAAAGGAAATAAGGAGCGGTTGGTCCCTATGGGGCCACCTGCTTTAGAGGCCTTGAAGAGTTATTTTGTCCAACGTGATCGGCTTATTTGTGATCGACTTAAGCGGGGTAATGCTATTGATCAGGAGGTTTTGTTTGTCAATAGTCGAGGAAGCCGGATTACCACCCGGAGTGTTGAACGATCAGTGCGGCTTTACGCAGAGCGGGCCGGAATTTTGATACCTGTTACCCCGCATTCGATTCGTCATTCCTTTGCTACACATTTACTGGAAATGGGGGCGGATTTACGAATCGTTCAGGAGTTGTTGGGGCATGCCAGTTTGTCTACCACCCAGAAATATACTCATTTGACTATTGATCGTCTGATGGAAGTTTATGATAAGGCCCATCCGAAGGCCAGAAAACCTCTGTCATAG
- the hslV gene encoding ATP-dependent protease subunit HslV, producing MKIRSTTIISVRKGDDIVVAGDGQVSLGNTVMKHNAQKVRRLYNGEVICGFAGATADAFTLFERLEAKLEQYNGNLLRACVELAKDWRTDKLLRKLEAFLVTANKDHSLLLTGTGDVIESDDGVLAIGSGGPYAQAAAKALLENTDMSAEEICRAAMKIAASICVFTNSQVTLEKI from the coding sequence GTGAAAATTCGATCAACAACCATAATTTCTGTACGTAAAGGCGATGATATAGTTGTTGCTGGTGATGGGCAGGTATCATTGGGAAATACAGTTATGAAGCATAATGCTCAGAAGGTACGGAGACTCTATAATGGGGAGGTGATCTGCGGTTTTGCTGGTGCTACAGCAGATGCTTTCACTTTATTTGAAAGGCTTGAGGCCAAGCTTGAACAGTACAATGGCAATCTGCTGCGTGCCTGTGTCGAGTTGGCAAAAGACTGGCGGACAGATAAACTCCTGCGCAAACTAGAGGCCTTTTTGGTGACAGCAAACAAGGACCACTCTCTTCTGCTTACTGGTACTGGCGATGTAATCGAATCTGATGATGGTGTGTTGGCCATCGGTTCTGGTGGTCCTTATGCGCAAGCGGCGGCAAAGGCCTTGCTGGAGAACACCGATATGTCAGCTGAAGAAATATGCAGGGCTGCAATGAAAATAGCAGCTTCAATTTGTGTCTTCACCAATTCACAGGTTACACTGGAGAAAATTTAA
- the xseB gene encoding exodeoxyribonuclease VII small subunit produces MAKKSFEESLDTLEQITRELESGDLSLEVSIKKFDEGMKMAEFCSQKLDEAQKKIDILLNKNGLVTAQPFDEFSQDNS; encoded by the coding sequence ATGGCAAAAAAATCTTTTGAAGAGAGTTTAGATACACTTGAACAAATTACCCGAGAGCTTGAAAGCGGTGATTTGAGCCTTGAGGTGTCTATAAAAAAATTTGATGAAGGCATGAAAATGGCCGAATTTTGCAGCCAGAAACTTGATGAGGCTCAAAAGAAAATCGACATTCTACTCAACAAGAATGGCTTAGTTACTGCGCAGCCATTCGACGAATTTTCTCAGGACAACTCATAG